The following is a genomic window from Nicotiana tabacum cultivar K326 chromosome 3, ASM71507v2, whole genome shotgun sequence.
ATATATGTGACCATgccttttattataaattgtagaTATAATGTAGACATTTCTTATAAATGCTgctcttattatttatagtgtGATTATATTTAGGTTGGactttatgtatcatatttgatgatgaattgtatgtaaaaattgtatatttggtaaTTTGGACAGAATTGGTATGTCTGTATTTCATGATTGTAGTTAatttgtagttaaattgtagagCAAGTTGAAGACTTATAATATTAACTGTAGTTTGAATGTAAATATTATTGAGACCTTATGGTAGTTGCTGTGTTTCATGTGTTGCTATGTATAGTAGCTAAAGTGTAGCTATTTGTTAGATTATTTGAATTCTGGCTTTGTAGTTTAAAGTGTAGCTGCTTTGTTGATAATTGTAGTTACACTGTAGCTTAtagtagattttattttattttgcagcacattgatgttattatgtattACCTGAGAAAAAGAGGCAAATATggccccaacaacaacaacactagGTTTACAACAACCGATTGCTTGTTCAAGTCAAAGATTGAACGAATCTAtgagaagttcataagttctccgCCTGAAAAAAAGTATTCGGTTGTTAAACCCGATGATGATGTTGCAGAATATATTCTTGGGTATAGACTTCTTACTAATGTTGCCTCGGATGAAGTTGACTATGCCATCATGCCTGTGAACATTGTAGAGAATTTCCATTGGTTGTTGGTCGTTTTCGACATAGCGGACAGGCAACTTTATGTGTATGATTCCTTGGTGTCTTCACACCATCATAATGTTGTTGAATCATGTGTTGATAAGTTTTCAATCATTATCCTTCTGTATTTGTCTTGCACTGGTTTCTACAGGAAGCGTAAAGACATTGACTTCAAGACCACAAAGGCATACATTGAGAAACCAGTTACAGACCCTCTTAACATATAGTGGATGGTTGCGGAGATTCCACACCAAAAGGAAGGATCACTGTAAAAAAACTATTCTCTCTTTCTAgatgtttaattattttttttataatcatttgttaaataattaaattttttgtcttatgcagcgattgtggtgtatttgtGGCGGCTTTTGCGGAGTATGTTAGCCTTGGAGATTTGTCAATCCCTTCAGAAGACCTTTCAGATATCGACCAACACCGTAGACGCTATGGAGCTCTCCTATGGGACTATGATACAAAGAAGCAAGAAGATGGGTCAATCAGTGAAAGTGAGGTTACAGGCAGGCTAGCAAGGAGGAAGGGTGCTCCTGCTTTGAATGAGAAGACTAGAGTCTAGAGAAAGAAGAAATAGTGTCATGTTTTCCTAGTTTAGTTGATGCCAATTTGTAGTTGAAGGAGAATACACTACTTTATgaacaaaatttttattttttttattgtagcatacctttttgttttgttattttatgttTCATTATTAGTTGTTCACTTGAATATAAATTGGTTGTTTACAGCACTGTATCTTCATTATATTAAATATGAGTATTTTGATGTTAGAATACAATTTACCTACAAATAATCTTCACAATATCTACATTTTGGAAACACTCAATGTAGTTATTGTATATAATTTTGTAGTTGTATATGTTCATAAATTTTATGAAATACCTTCAAGTTCTAGGTAATATCTGTATATAACTGTCAGTTGAAGTTAAATTACACAACAAACAGAAGAAATAAATACTCCAATCATAGAAATATATTATCcacaatttatctacaaatcATCTATAAATTATTACCAAGACTACAATTTAACTACATTTAACCTATATTTTACCTACAATCTGGAAATACTTTACATTAAAGTTACTTTTTTAATATCAGTTGTATTGtagataataaatattaaaatttaattacATTATATCAAAGAAAAATTTAGATGCCCGACACAATACATAAAAGCATCTTAAACACATATAAACAAATTGTAGTCTACTTCATAATGATCTTTAAAAACTTAAACGATTACACAAAAAATCTGCTAACTTTAACTCACTAACAGTTAGTTTGAATAACTATTCTAACTACATGATATTCATTTCTTCTTGGGCGCATTCTTGAaagatcttttgttatgcccttcacCTCCACAATTTCCACATGACACCTTGTACTTCTTTGACTTTATTTCATCATATGTTTTATATCTTTCTTTTTGAGGTCTCCCTAGCTGCCTTTTATCTCCCGTCGGTGGATTTACTACCTCATCCAAAATATATTGTGACACATTCCATTTGCTTTCATCAGGAAGAGGATTTACTGGTATTTCATACGTACGCAGAAGGCTCTCCCTTGTGTAATACGGAGAGCAATAGTTTTCATATGTTTCATTCCTGTGCATTAATGCTGCCAAATCATGCGTACATGGAAGTTCTTTAAGTTGGAATTGGCCACAGctacatttcttgttttcttAACACATAATGTACCGCTTCACACCATCTAACACAGTATGTATATGATATGTTGAAGCCCCCACCTACAATTACCGAACAAACAGAAAAAATATTATCTCAATCATAAAAATAGATTATCTACAACTTATTTACAAATCATCTACAAATATTCTACACCTTATCTACAACCTACAATTATCTACAATTtgactacaatttatctacaatctgAAAACACTGATATtaagtaatttattttttctgAACCAAATAAACAGATCTTACCCTAAGCTTCTGAGATAATATTCTGTTGTTCTCTAATTCTTTGTTGAATTTGGACCCAAGAAATGTGAAAGTACCCTTCGCCTTCAATAACTTCTCGTTGGTCCAACGTTCTAGCAGTGTCCGCATATACTCTAAAAAGTCAAATATCGCTAGCTCTCTTGCATCTTTTGTTACAGCATTCAACGACTCTGCAATATTTGATGTCATTGTCCACGTTCTATTCACTGTTGCATGTACTCTTGACCATCTATGATAGCCAATATCATATAGGTAAGATTTCACATGCGGGTCTACCTCTTCAGTCTTCGAcatcctttcattaaattcatccagAGTGTATGACCGTGTTGTAGCAAAGTACAATTCATGTAATTGTAGATGACCTTTCTTGAATTTTGAccttatatttgtccaaatatgccacatgcaagaGTAGTGTGGCATGCCCGGATAGATAATTGATGTTACCTTCAGTATACTCTCATTCCTATCTGAAACAACACACATTGAAGGTCTTTCACCATATGCCtgcttgaattgctcaaagaaccacTTCCAAGATGCGTCGTTTTCAGAATCAACCACAGCATATGCCAAGGGCAATATTGTACCTACAttattaattcataaaatattaattGGCAGCTTTGAAaatgtatataaaaatataaatacataaCAACTACAATATATCTTCATAATATAGACAATTTATCTACATTTCATGTAATagctacaaaataactacaaaattaCTATAATGTATCTACATTTTATAGACTGCCtacaaaataattacaaaatttttACACTTTTTACCTGCTGCATCCATGGTGTTTGCTGTCAGCATAATCCCCCTATAGGCTGACTCTAAGAATGTCCCATCAACCGCTACTACTGGCCTACAATGTTGCCAACCACTTATTGATATACAAAGAGCAACAAATGCGTATAAGAAGCATTCATCTGCTGTCTTCTTCAATTTAACAACCGAACCAGGATAAGTCTCctcaagaatataaaaatatttgggtaatttGCTGTAGAAGTAAGCCGGATTCCCTCTCAAAAAACTGTAAagccttttcctttgctctccatACTTGCATATAGCTTAGGTTCACTCAGTGTTCGGATAACATGTCAGTTTGTATGTCCTTTGGTGTGTAAACAGTCTTAGGATCACAATACTTTGGAATGACCATGCTACCAACTACAGCTGCAGTACATTTGCGTTGTATGAATGTTTCGTCCATTAAGGAGCATGTGTGTTGTCGGTTGAAACTCCTTATCTTGAACATTGCGGAATCATTAATTGACGTTGCCTTGAAGTGCTATTTACAGTTTTCACCAACGCATACAAGCCAGTAGCTACaaaaaaatacaatatttaatACAGATTATACATATAGATGCAACAAAAGGATTGTTTTAACATAAAGTAACATAAACTACAATTtgactacaatttatctacaatgtTTAAAAAACACATATCTTGAGTAAAACACTGATTTTAATGATCTTTTCTCCACAAATATCTCCATACCTTCTATGACTAGATCTTTTAACTCTGAACTGGAACTTGTGCATCACAGAAAAGTGCTTCATTGCAGCAGCTACAGTTTGCTTGTCCTGATACACTTGTCCTTCTTCAATAGCAGTTTGCGTAGATTctgttattatttcactttgataTTCCTCTATAGCTGGAGAGTATagcatatcaagtaactttagggATCCAAACGAACCTGcattaaaataaagataaacagTGTCATTATAGTTTTGTAGAAtctttgtagataatttgtagatataGTGAAAATTTTATAGTCATCCATTTTAGGATGTCAGacattgtagttaaattgtactATAATTATTacaatttgtagaaatttgtgAAAACAATACTGCTTCGTACATAATTAAACCGATTTCTTTTATATTTGACTAGATTTTGTTCTAAACATAGATTGTAGTTTTATTTGAAGACAACATTTTGAAATCAACATTTTCTAATCATAGATTGTAGTTTATTTTGTCGTATAAATGTAGTAACTTTGTAGATAATTTTGAAAACAACATTGCTTTATTCTTTCATTAAACTgatttgtagtttaattgtaggtaaatgtagtaattttgtagataATACCGTAAAACCATAATTCTATGCAATTTCGAACTATACAAACCTGCACTTGTGTTATCGTTGGTGATTGccaattccatattgaaatctcGTACACTTATACATAACGGATATGAACCTAAGTTTTTATTCTCCTTTTTGGTCTCCATATACACACGAACCCCCATATCATTCCTAATCTCCATTGGGGGACAATTGTCGTTCACCATGTAtttgatttctacaattttttctgAAGTATCAATCGATAGTTGTTCTGCAATTGTAGAAATCAGAATACTGTAGCTTGCATTCTCATCTACCACAATGGCATCAACTTCAAAATCTCTAAATCTGTCATAgttatcccaattcccattcaactGTAGCATGATTGCGATTTTGGACATGATTGTGTGTTGTTGCTAATGTATTATTCTaaattttttcgttttttttggatttctagattgagagaaaaaaagaTGAAGAATAGATATATGATCGCCAATTTGATTTCTGAAAACGACGAAGAACAAAATATAGCAATGTTGAGTTGTTGAATCTCGAAAATTTGAATTCTACAATTTGAATTCAGTTTGTTGAAGCTGTTCGTAGTTTGCTGAAGCTGTTcgtactttttttttaaaaaaaaatttgaattgtagtttaagAGTAAATTACGCAGATGCGAAATCTCCTTTCCGTTTCAAAACTTGAATTTAATGTAGAATCAATCAATCCCAAGATTCTTTCCTGATTTTTCGCGTGTTATTAAGGGAAGATTCTGCCCTATTAATTCCTAAAAAATGAATGGTACAGAAATTGTAGGAAAAATATGGACTAGGCGGGTAATTTAGATACTATACATATAtttggtaataaagtttcatatatggtataggaaggaaaaaatcCCGACAAAAAATGGCTTATTGGTAATTGGAGGGGaatcaaaacaaaaggaaaaaataacatGCTATAACAACACATAACAGAAATTGACAATTTTTAGCCTTATATTAGGTTTGACAAAGATAGCCCCAAACAATTGGCATTATATAGCCAAATccggaccaagagaagaccacctttacttgTCCATATGGAACCTTCATCTTCTCTCGAATGTcgttcggattgtgtaatgctccagcgacattccaaagatgcatgatggctattttcaccgacatggtggaagatatattggaggtcttcatggatgatttcagcgtaGTTGGTTATTCCTTTGAAGAGTGTTTGGGTaatttggatagagtgttggcccggtatgaagacacaaacctcgtactcaattaggaaaaatgtcatttcatggttgaagagggtatagtgttggatcacaaaatctcaaagcatggaattgaagttgacaaagccaagatagaggtgatttcaaggcttcctccccctatttctgtcaaaggagtgaggagttttcttgggcacacgggtttttaccggaggttcataaagtATTTTCTCTCAAAAAAACTACACGCTTATTTTGGCTTACCTCACCCTTTCTGTCCTTGTATTTC
Proteins encoded in this region:
- the LOC107813344 gene encoding uncharacterized protein LOC107813344 — translated: MLQLNGNWDNYDRFRDFEVDAIVVDENASYSILISTIAEQLSIDTSEKIVEIKYMVNDNCPPMEIRNDMGVRVYMETKKENKNLGSYPLCISVRDFNMELAITNDNTSAGSFGSLKLLDMLYSPAIEEYQSEIITESTQTAIEEGQVYQDKQTVAAAMKHFSVMHKFQFRVKRSSHRSYWLVCVGENSVVGSMVIPKYCDPKTVYTPKDIQTDIKLPKYFYILEETYPGSVVKLKKTADECFLYAFVALCISISGWQHCRPVVAVDGTFLESAYRGIMLTANTMDAAGTILPLAYAVVDSENDASWKWFFEQFKQAYGERPSMCVVSDRNESILKVTSIIYPGMPHYSCMWHIWTNIRSKFKKGHLQLHELYFATTRSYTLDEFNERMSKTEEVDPHVKSYLYDIGYHRWSRVHATVNRTWTMTSNIAESLNAVTKDARELAIFDFLEYMRTLLERWTNEKLLKAKGTFTFLGSKFNKELENNRILSQKLRVGASTYHIHTVLDGVKRNETYENYCSPYYTRESLLRTYEIPVNPLPDESKWNVSQYILDEVVNPPTGDKRQLGRPQKERYKTYDEIKSKKYKVSCGNCGGEGHNKRSFKNAPKKK